A genomic window from Nicotiana sylvestris chromosome 11, ASM39365v2, whole genome shotgun sequence includes:
- the LOC138881750 gene encoding uncharacterized protein, producing MITAPIAQPPKGGGQAGRGHPRGGGQARRGQPATAQSGGGQPASAPARFYAISARPVALASDAVITCIISVCGRDASVLFDPGFTYSYVSSLFAHFLDIPREPLGTLVHMSTPVGNSMVVDRIYRFCMVTFYAFKTREDLLLLDMTDFDVILGMDWLSTYHVVLDCHAKTITLVMPELPRLEWKGFSANTSSRVISFLKARHMVEKGYLAYLAYVWDTTAESPMVDSVPVVWEFSYVFPFDLPGMPLDRDIDFCIDLAPETQSISIPPYRMAPKELKE from the coding sequence ATGATTACAGCACCGATTGCCCAGCCGCCTAAAGGCGGGGGACAGGCCGGCAGgggccatcctagaggtggaggccaggcaaggagaggtcagccagctactgctcaatcaggtggaggccagccagccagcgctccagccagattctatgctaTTTCGGCCAGACCAgttgcattggcctcagatgctgttattacatgtattatttctgtctgcggtagggatgcttcagtgctatttgatccagggtttacctattcatatgtgtcatctttgtttgctcatttcctggatattcctcgtgagCCTTTGGGTACTCTTGTTCATATGTCCACTCCTGTGGGCAATTCTATGGTGGTGGATCGGATCTACCGATTCTGTATGGTCACATTCTATGCTTTCAAAACTAGAGAAGATCtcttgttgcttgatatgaccgactttgacgtcatcctaggcatggattggttatccacATATCACGttgtcctagattgccatgccaagactattacaTTAGTAATGCCAGAGTTgccaaggttggagtggaagggtttcTCGGCtaatacatctagtcgggttatctcttttctgaaggctcgacatatggtcgagaagggatatttggcttatctagcttatgtttgggacaccaccgcagagtctccgatggttgattcagttccagtagtttgGGAGTTTTCTTATGTGTTTCCTTTCGACCTTCCTGGCATGCCAttggatcgtgatattgatttctgtattgatttggctccagaaACCCAgtctatatctattccaccgtaccgcatggctccgaaagagttgaaggagtag
- the LOC104238369 gene encoding zinc finger BED domain-containing protein DAYSLEEPER-like, whose product MATPVTPATPTENHEMVPEHQMIPEHGMVLEHEMVLEHEMVHEHEMVGHEMVLGNEIVPGNGMVSDREMFPGNEMVRAEPQPNHVETQPGKRRKKKSIVWEHFTIETVAVGTRRAQCNQCKQSFAYSTGSKVAGTSHLKRHIAKGTCPVVLRNQQNDQLTPYSAPSKMSGYGGSNGTPKRRYRTASTPYLAFDPDRCRQEISRMIIMHDYPLHMVEHPGFLTFVQHLQPRFDMVSFNTVQGDCVATYLREKQAIQKVIERVPGRICLTLDMWSSHHTVGYVFITGQYIDSEWKIHRKILNVIMEPYPDSDTAFSHAVAACLSDWSMEGKLFSVTINQPISDAAVDNLRALLSVKNPLVLNGQLLVGNCLARTLSSIAQDAFYFLHGTVKKVRYSVKYVKTSESHEEKFIELKQQLQVPSTKTLALDDRTQWNTTYEMLLAASELKEVFSCLDTSDPDYKDAPSVEDWKQVEILCTYLKILFDTANLLTAPTIPTTNTFFHEAWKIQLELARAAASEDPSISSLTKTMQEKFDKYWKTCCLMLAIAVVMDPRFKMKLVEFSFTKIYGEEAATYVKIVEEGIHELFLEYVALPLPLTPTYAEDANGGAMKQENAQGVGASSNGAGLTDFDAYIMETTSQQSRSELDQYLEESLLPRVHEFDVVGWWKLNRMKYPTLSIMARDILSVPVSTITADSVFSTVSKEMDRYRCSLRPETVEALICAKDWLQNASVNTLHAPLKMEVPI is encoded by the coding sequence ATGGCAACCCCTGTTACGCCAGCAACTCCCACTGAGAATCATGAGATGGTCCCTGAACATCAGATGATACCTGAACATGGGATGGTCCTCGAACATGAGATGGTCCTCGAACATGAGATGGTCCATGAACATGAGATGGTTGGACATGAGATGGTGCTCGGCAATGAGATAGTCCCTGGAAATGGAATGGTTTCAGACAGGGAGATGTTTCCAGGAAATGAGATGGTTCGTGCAGAGCCACAACCCAACCATGTAGAAACGCAACCTGGTAAGCGTAGGAAAAAGAAATCAATAGTTTGGGAGCACTTCACTATTGAAACTGTTGCTGTTGGGACTAGAAGGGCACAATGTAACCAGTGCAAGCAATCGTTTGCATATAGTACAGGGTCGAAAGTAGCAGGCACTAGTCATCTGAAACGCCATATTGCCAAAGGAACCTGCCCAGTAGTCTTGCGCAACCAGCAGAATGATCAATTGACCCCTTATAGTGCTCCTTCAAAGATGAGTGGATATGGGGGTAGTAATGGTACACCTAAACGACGTTATCGAACTGCTTCTACTCCTTATCTTGCTTTTGATCCAGACCGGTGCCGCCAGGAGATCTCCAGGATGATCATCATGCACGACTATCCCCTTCACATGGTTGAGCATCCAGGCTTTCTTACTTTTGTCCAGCATCTTCAACCTCGGTTTGATATGGTGAGCTTCAACACTGTCCAAGGAGATTGTGTGGCAACTTATCTTAGAGAGAAGCAAGCGATTCAGAAAGTGATTGAGAGAGTACCTGGGCGGATCTGCTTAACACTAGACATGTGGTCCTCCCATCACACTGTGGGTTATGTGTTCATAACTGGGCAGTATATTGATAGTGAGTGGAAAATTCACAGGAAAATACTCAATGTCATAATGGAACCATATCCAGATTCTGACACGGCTTTCAGCCATGCAGTTGCCGCTTGCCTTTCTGACTGGAGTATGGAGGGGAAGTTATTTTCTGTCACTATTAATCAACCAATCAGTGATGCAGCTGTTGATAATCTTAGAGCTTTACTCTCAGTGAAGAACCCTCTTGTGCTAAATGGTCAGCTGTTGGTTGGAAATTGTCTTGCTCGAACTTTGAGCAGCATTGCCCAAGATGCATTTTATTTTTTGCATGGAACTGTTAAGAAAGTAAGATATAGCGTAAAATATGTGAAAACATCAGAATCTCACGAGGAAAAGTTTATTGAGCTCAAACAGCAGCTTCAGGTGCCAAGCACAAAGACGTTGGCGCTTGATGACCGAACACAGTGGAACACAACATATGAGATGTTGTTGGCTGCATCAGAGCTGAAGGAAGTATTTTCATGCTTGGATACATCTGATCCTGATTACAAGGATGCCCCATCAGTTGAAGATTGGAAGCAAGTTGAGATTCTGTGTACTTACTTGAAAATCCTCTTTGACACTGCCAATCTTCTGACTGCACCAACAATTCCAACAACCAATACATTCTTCCATGAAGCGTGGAAGATTCAATTGGAACTGGCTCGTGCTGCAGCAAGTGAAGATCCATCCATCAGCAGCCTTACCAAAACTATGCAAGAGAAATTCGATAAATACTGGAAGACTTGTTGTCTGATGTTAGCTATTGCCGTAGTAATGGATCCACGCTTCAAAATGAAGCTCGTTGAATTCAGTTTTACGAAAATATACGGTGAAGAAGCTGCTACCTATGTGAAGATTGTTGAGGAGGGAATCCACGAGCTCTTCCTTGAATATGTGGCACTTCCTCTGCCTCTGACCCCAACTTATGCTGAAGACGCAAATGGTGGGGCTATGAAGCAGGAGAATGCCCAAGGCGTCGGTGCCTCTAGTAATGGAGCCGGACTTACAGATTTTGATGCCTACATTATGGAGACCACAAGTCAGCAGTCAAGGTCTGAACTTGATCAATATTTGGAGGAGTCCTTGTTGCCTCGTGTTCACGAGTTTGATGTTGTGGGGTGGTGGAAACTGAACAGAATGAAGTACCCAACTCTATCAATAATGGCTCGTGATATATTGTCAGTTCCAGTTTCTACTATAACAGCTGACTCTGTATTTAGCACAGTAAGCAAAGAGATGGATCGTTACAGGTGTTCCTTGCGACCTGAGACAGTGGAAGCGCTCATCTGTGCCAAGGATTGGCTTCAGAATGCATCGGTAAATACTTTACACGCACCACTAAAAATGGAAGTCCCGATTTAG